A DNA window from Macadamia integrifolia cultivar HAES 741 chromosome 4, SCU_Mint_v3, whole genome shotgun sequence contains the following coding sequences:
- the LOC122077281 gene encoding developmentally-regulated G-protein 2 (The sequence of the model RefSeq protein was modified relative to this genomic sequence to represent the inferred CDS: added 75 bases not found in genome assembly), which produces MGIIEKIKEIEAEMARTQKNKATEYHLGQLKAKIAKLRTQLLEPPKGSSGAGEGFEVTKFGHGRVALIGFPSVGKSTLLTQLTGTHSEAASYEFTTLTCIPGIIHYNDTKIQLLDLPGIIEGASEGKGRGRQVIAVSKSSDIVLMVLDGSKSEGHRQILTRELEAVGLRLNKRPPQIYFKKKKTGGISFNSTIPLTHVDEKLCYQILHEYKIHNAEVLFREDATVDDLIDVIEGNRKYMKCIYVYNKIDVVGIDDVDRLARQPNSIVISCNLRLNLDRLLAKMWEAMGLVRVYTKPQGQQPDFADPVVLSFDRGGCTVEDFCNHIHRNLVKEVKYVLVWGTSARHYPQHCGLAHVLHDEDVVQIVKKKEKEEGGRGRFKSHSNAPARISDREKKAPLKT; this is translated from the exons ATGGGGatcatagaaaaaataaaagaaattgaagccGAAATGGCCCGGACACAGAAAAATAAAGCCACAG AGTATCATCTTGGACAGCTAAAGGCAAAGATAGCAAAGTTAAGGACACAGTTGTTGGAGCCTCCAAAA GGTTCTAGTGGAGCTGGAGAGGGTTTTGAAGTTACAAAATTTGGCCACGGACGTGTTGCACTAATTGGATTTCCAAG TGTGGGGAAGTCAACACTTTTAACTCAGTTAACGGGGACACATTCTGAAGCTGCATCCTATGAGTTCACAACTCTTACGTGTATTCCTGGTATTATCCATTACAATGACACTAAAATTCAACTTCTTGACCTCCCTGGAATCATTGAAGGTGCTTCAGAAGGCAAGGGACGTGGCAGGCAG GTTATTGCGGTGTCTAAATCATCAGACATTGTGTTGATGGTTCTTGATGGTTCTAAA ATAtacttcaagaagaaaaagacgGGGGGCATTTCTTTCAACAGCACAATACCTTTGACTCATGTGGATGAGAAACTTTGTTACCAAATTCTTCATGAATACAAGATACACAACGCAGAG GTGTTATTCCGTGAGGATGCTACAGTGGATGATCTCATAGATGTAATTGAGGGAAACCGTAAGTACATGAAATGTATATATGTCTACAACAAGATTGATGTCGTTGGTATTGATGATGTTGACAGACTAGCCCGTCAGCCAAATTCCATTGTCATCAGTTGCAACCTGAGG CTGAATTTGGACAGACTATTAGCGAAGATGTGGGAGGCAATGGGGCTTGTAAGAGTTTACACAAAGCCACAGGGGCAGCAACCTGATTTTGCAGACCCTGTAGTTCTTTCTTTT GACAGGGGTGGCTGTACAGTAGAAGACTTCTGTAACCACATACACAGAAATCTGGTGAAGGAGGTGAAATATGTGCTTGTATGGGGCACTAGTGCAAGGCACTATCCACAGCATTGTGGTCTTGCTCATGTTCTCCATGATGAGGATGTGGTTCAAATTGTAAAGAAAAAG gagaaggaagagggagggagaggTCGGTTTAAGTCACATTCAAATGCTCCTGCTCGAATatctgacagagaaaagaaggcTCCATTGAAGACATGA
- the LOC122077245 gene encoding soluble inorganic pyrophosphatase 1, producing MSEDANGNEGQPKRPVPRLNERILSSLSRRSVAAHPWHDLDIGPGAPQIVNVVVEISKGSKVKYELDKKTGLIKVDRVLYSSVVYPHNYGFIPRTLCEDNDPMDVLVIMQEPVVPGAFLRARAIGLMPMIDQGEKDDKIVAVCADDPEYRHYTDVKQLPPHRLMEIKRFFEDYKKNENKEVAVDEFLPAETAHGAIQYSMDLYAQYIMQTLRR from the exons ATGAGTGAAGACGCAAACGGAAATGAAGGACAACCTAAACGTCCAGTTCCTCGTCTGAATGAGAGGATCCTTTCATCACTCTCAAGGAGATCAGTAGCTGCACATCCTTGGCATGATCTTGACATCG GCCCTGGAGCTCCTCAAATTGTCAATGTT GTGGTCGAGATTTCCAAAGGAAGTAAAGTCAAATATGAGCTTGACAAGAAGACGGGGCTGATTAAG GTTGATCGTGTCCTGTACTCATCGGTGGTTTATCCTCACAATTATGGTTTCATCCCCCGCACGTTATGTGAAGACAATGACCCAATGGATGTTTTAGTCATCATGCAG GAACCAGTTGTTCCAGGTGCTTTTCTCCGAGCCAGGGCCATTGGACTCATGCCTATGATTGATCAG GGAGAGAAAGATGACAAGATTGTTGCAGTATGTGCCGATGATCCAGAATATCGTCACTACACTGATGTCAAACAGCTTCCCCCTCATCGACTGATGGAGATAAAGCGTTTCTTTGAAGACT ATAAGAAGAATGAGAACAAAGAGGTTGCAGTTGATGAATTTTTGCCTGCAGAGACTGCTCATGGAGCTATTCAGTATTCCAT GGACCTTTATGCTCAGTATATCATGCAGACTTTGAGGCGATAG